From Chloroflexota bacterium, one genomic window encodes:
- the nadD gene encoding nicotinate (nicotinamide) nucleotide adenylyltransferase: MVGIIARIGILGGTFDPPHNGHLALAHAALQHLHLDRVLWVLTLQPPHKHGQPITPLADRLEMLQAALVEHPKFQLSRVDIDRPPPHYAVDTVACLRQEYPDAWLIYLMGGDSLRDLSLWHTPQAFLNACDALGVMCRPGAAYNLEHLETTLHGISTKVQFMDIPPIDIASSSLRQCIAANLSIHEYLPAAVEKIIRARQLYR; encoded by the coding sequence GTGGTCGGAATAATCGCGCGCATCGGAATTTTAGGCGGCACATTTGACCCGCCGCATAACGGACATCTGGCGCTGGCACATGCTGCTTTGCAGCATCTACATCTCGACCGGGTGCTATGGGTGCTGACCCTGCAGCCGCCCCACAAGCACGGGCAGCCTATCACCCCCCTGGCCGACCGCCTGGAGATGCTTCAGGCGGCTCTTGTTGAACATCCCAAATTTCAACTCTCACGTGTCGATATCGATCGCCCTCCGCCACATTATGCTGTAGACACGGTGGCTTGTTTGCGGCAGGAATACCCCGACGCGTGGCTGATATACCTGATGGGCGGCGATTCGTTGCGCGATTTGTCTCTGTGGCACACGCCGCAGGCTTTTCTCAATGCCTGCGATGCGTTGGGGGTTATGTGCCGCCCGGGGGCAGCGTACAACCTCGAGCATCTGGAAACCACCCTTCATGGGATCAGCACAAAAGTCCAGTTTATGGATATCCCGCCCATTGATATTGCTTCCTCATCGCTGCGCCAGTGCATTGCCGCAAATTTGTCCATCCACGAATATCTTCCCGCCGCCGTTGAAAAGATTATCCGCGCTCGCCAGTTGTATCGTTAA